The nucleotide window GGTCGGGCAGCATGCCGACCGCCTCGCCGCGCTTCAGCGCACGGACAAAATCGCGTACTCCTTGGCGGTTGGCGGGGACGGCGCGCAGATTGTGCATGTCGCGGGCAGACTCCACGATGGGGTCCAGGCGGGGGCTGCGCGAGGGGCGAAACATCACGGTCAGCGGGCCATGCTGGGTCAGGTGGCGGGCAGTGATCTCGAAGCATCCCAGGTGCGGGGTCAGATACAGCACCCCTCGACCCTCGGCCAGCGCGGATTGCACAATGGCTTCCTGGTCGCTGTGCGTGATGGCCAAACATTGGCGGGTGCGCCACCAGACCTTGGGGATTTCGCCAATCATGGCGCCGGACTGTGCGGCTGCCCGGCGGTAAAACGCGGGGCTGTCATAGCCTGCGCGGCGGGCATTGGCCTGCAGCCGGTGCCGATAGCGGCCCGGAAACAGATAAACAGCCAAACCGATCAGGCGGCCCGTTGCCTGTAGCCAGGACAGTGGCAGAAAAGCCAGGGAACGAACAAGAAACAAAAGCATGAGGGGGGCAATATCCCTGTTGGTTTAGGTATTCTGTGCGAGACGGGGGTATTTTCGCTTAAAATTGATGGGATCGCTGAGTTAACCGACAACTTGCGGAGCGATCCCCGCGCCGGTTCTGGTGCGGTCTAAACCGCTAAAGCGTCGCGCCCCGATACATCCAGAGGTGCAACGCGTTTCGTTCAACCTCACACCGGGCATTCCGGTGTTCATACAGGACGTATCGCTGTGGCAAACAACGATTTTCTTTTTACCTCGGAATCCGTCTCCGAAGGTCACCCCGACAAGGTCGCCGATCAGATCTCTGATGCGATTCTCGACGCCTTGCTCGAACAAGACCCGCATTCCCGGGTCGCGGCCGAAACCCTCTGCAACACCGGGCTGGTCGTGCTGGCGGGCGAAATCACTTCGCGCGCCAATGTCGATTACATCCAGGTGGCCCGCGACACCATCCGTCGCATTGGCTACGACAACACCGATTATGGGATCGACTACAAGGGCTGCGCCGTGCTGGTGGCCTACGACAAGCAATCCCCGGATATCGCCCAGGGCGTGGATCGCAACCCCGAGGAAATCCTCAACCAGGGTGCGGGCGACCAAGGCCTGATGTTCGGTTATGCCTGCGACGAAACCCCCGACTTGATGCCTGCCCCGATCTGGTACGCCCATCGCATCATGCAGCGTCAGGCCGAACTCCGCAAGGACGGTCGCCTGCCTTGGCTGCGTCCGGACGCCAAATCCCAGGTCACCTTCCGCTACCTGGACGGCAAGCCCGCCGAGGTCGATACCGTCGTGCTGTCCACTCAGCACCATCCGGATATTTCACAGGCGGATATTCGCGACGCCGCGATTGAGCACATCATTCGCCCGGTGTTCGCCGACGGCCTGCTGACCGACAAGACCAAGTTCCTGATCAACCCTACGGGCAAGTTCGTCATCGGCGGCCCGCAGGGCGATTGCGGCCTGACCGGGCGCAAGATCATCGTCGACACCTACGGCGGGGCCTGCCCGCATGGCGGCGGCGCGTTCTCCGGCAAGGACCCCTCCAAGGTCGACCGTTCCGCCGCCTATGCCGCGCGCTATGTGGCCAAGAACATTGTCGCCGCCGGCCTGGCCCGCCAGTGCCAGGTGCAGGTCAGCTACGCCATTGGTGTGGCCGAACCCATCAACATCACGGTCTACACCGAAGGCACGGGCGTGATTCCCGACGATCAACTCGCCCGTCTGGTGCGCGAGCACTTTGATCTGCGCCCCAAGGGGATTATCAATATGCTGGACCTGCTGCGTCCTATCTACACAAAATCCGCCGCCTATGGTCATTTTGGCCGCAGCGAACCGGAATTCAGCTGGGAAGCTACTGACAAGGTCCAGGTACTGAAGGCCGCTGCCTGATGTACTAGCTGGACCCCCCTAGGGCCGCCGCGCACCCGTAAGGGTGCGCTGTCGTTTCTACGACCAGGCCAGGGCCAGCTCGCCTGTTCCCGCGATGGCGGGACGTGGCGCCGCGATTATCTGAGTGGTCGTGTCGGGATAAGGCGGCGCGGTGCTGTCACCAGCCGGTTCATTCAGCGTGAACCGACTCAGGGTCGCCACCAGGGCGCGTGACTGAGTCTGTTGCAAGGCGGTCGCTTGCGTGGCCTGCTGTACCAAGCTCAGGTTTTGCTGGGTGATCACATCCAGGTGGCTGACCGCCTGGCTGACCTGATTGATGCCGTTGGCCTGTTCCAGCGACGCATCGGCGATCTCATTGACCATGGTCTGTACCTGATTGACGGATTGGATGATGGCGTGGATGCTGCTGCCCGCTTCATCGACCAAGCTGGCGCCGTGATCCAGCTGGGCGACCGAATGCTTGATCAGTTGCTCGATGTCTTTGGCTGCGTCGGCAGAACGCTGTGCCAGGCTGCGAACTTCGGCGGCGACGACGGCGAATCCCTTGCCGTGGGTGCCGGCGCGGGCCGCTTCTACGGCGGCATTCAGGGCCAGGATATTGGTCTGGAAGGCAATCGTGTTGATCAGGTCGGTGATGTCGGTGATTTTTCTGGACCCCTGACGCACTTCGTGCATGGTCGCCACGGCATGGCCGACGGTGCTGCCGCCGGTTCTGGCGGCGGCGACGGCTTCGGCGGCGAGTGTTTTGGAACGTTCTGCGTTGGCGGCGTTCTGCGCCACCGTTGCCGCCAATTCCTCCATTGAGGCGGCAGCTTGCTGCAGCTTGCTTGCTTGTTCGTTACTGCTGTTGGCCAGACGCAGGTTGCCGTCGGAAATCTGGTGTGAAACCTGGGCAATGTGCCCAGCATGGTCTCGCACATCTTCGACGGTTCGGTGCAGCCCTTGCCCGATGCCATTCAGGGCCAGCAGGAGTTCCCCCAGCTCGTCGCTGCGCAGGACGGTGGTGTGGGCAGTCAAATCGCCTTGCGCAAGCCGCTGTGCCAAGCGCACGCCTTCGTTCAGGGGGCGTTTGATGGCGCAATACAGCTGCCATAAGGCAAGCATGCTGCAGGCGAGCAAGGCGGTGATTGCCGCTATCGCTAGAATGTGGGCATGCCGGTTGTCTCGGCTGGCCTGCTCCACCGATTGGGCGTAGCGCCCAGCCTGCATGGTGTCGAAATCGTCGATGGCCTGTGCGATATCAGCCGAGGCTTGAGCATATTGCTGACCAAAGATCATGACCTTGGCCAGCAAGGCATTGGGCAGCGCCACTTTGATGCCGCCCTGCCCGTCGTCCAGTTGCCCGCTGGCGGTGTTGATGGCGTTGACCTCGGTCTTGCCCAGTTCAACGAGCTGGGCATGTGCGGACTCCAGCCGTGCCATTTCCTCAGCGGTGAAGTCCAGTTGCCTGAATCGGTCCAGCATGGGGCGTTGCACACCATTTTGGTCGGGTGCCCGTCCGTGCAGAATATTCGTCAAGTGTTGGTAGTTTTCCTGAAATTCGGGCTGTTCGCTGGAGACAAAGGCCATGACGTCCCGCGACATCGCCTGGATCAGGTTTTTGTACTCCGTCGCAAACTGCGTGGCTTGGTAGCGCTTGGACTCGATGGATTTTAAGTGATCAATACTTTGGGTGAGGTGCTGCAGGGCGCCCAGCACCAGCAGTGACAACATCGTCAGGATGATTAAAAAAAAAGATGAAACCTTTCTTTAGAGTGAGGGTTTTTTTCATGGCCGCGTGATGTCCGTGTCCTGGTTGATCGGTGCGGTGATGCCGCCCGTGGTCGCAGGCGAATTATTGCAATGCAACATTACCGTTTCGTGTCTATTCGTTATCTTGGCAATCCACGAGCCAACCATGAACAGGAGCCGAAGCAGGGCGGGAGATCTTGCCTGTCTGGGTTACAATAGTCCTCCTTTCCTGAGGGGCGCTGCACCGGCCCTGCCGGCCACATGGGCCGCTTCAGCAGGCCGCCAGGCTCAGGAACCTTCTTTACGAACGGCGCCCATCGTTGTCCTGTGCGGACAGGGGTGGGCGTCCATCGCTTTCCGGTCAGCACAGGCTCTACAGGATCAGTATGAGCACTGCACACGACTACGTCATCGCCGACATCTCCCTGGCCGATTGGGGCCGCCGCGAACTCGCCATTGCCGAAACCGAAATGCCGGGTCTGATGGCGACGCGCGAAGAATTCGCCGCTGCCCAGCCCCTCAAGGGCGCCCGCATTGCAGGCAGCCTGCACATGACCATCCAGACAGCAGTCCTGATCGAAACCCTGACGGCACTGGGGGCCGAGGTTCGTTGGGCTTCATGCAATATCTTTTCCACCCAGGACCATGCGGCGGCAGCCATTGCGGCTGGCGGCACACCGGTATTTGCCGTCAAGGGCGAATCCCTGGAGGACTACTGGCAATACACGCATCGCATCTTCGATTGGCCAGGCGAACAGGCCAATATGATTCTGGACGATGGCGGCGATGCCACCTTGTTGTTGCACCTGGGTGCCAGGGCCGAGACCGATGCTTCGGTGATCAGCCAGCCTGACAACGAAGAAGAACGCGTGCTGTTTGCCGCGATCAAAGCCCAACTGGCCCAAGACCCCACCTGGTATTCCACGCGTCTGGCACAGATCCGGGGCGTGACCGAGGAAACCACGACTGGGGTGCACCGCCTGTATCAGATGTCGCAGCGCGGCGAACTCAAGATCTCCGCCATCAACGTCAATGATTCGGTCACCAAGTCCAAGTTCGACAACTTGTACGGCTGCCGCGAATCCCTGGTCGATGGCATCAAGCGCGCCACCGACGTCATGGTGGCAGGGAAAGTCGCCATCGTCTGCGGCTTTGGCGACGTGGGCAAGGGTTGTGCCCAGGCCCTGGCCGCCCTGCGCGCGCAGGTCTGGGTCACCGAAGTCGACCCCATTTGCGCCCTGCAGGCATCCATGGAAGGCTACCGGGTCGTTGACCTGAACGACCCCGATGTCGTCGAGCAGGCGGATATTTTCGTCACGGCCACCGGCAACTACCATGTCATCGACCGCGACCACCTGTACCGCATGAAGGACCAGGCCATCGTCTGCAATATTGGTCACTTCGACAGCGAAATCAACGTGGCTTCGGTGGAAGACCTGCAATGGGAAGAAATCAAGCCCCAGGTCGATCACATCATTTTCCCTGATGGCAAGCGCGTCATCTTGCTGGCCAAGGGCCGCCTGGTCAATCTGGGCTGCGCCACGGGTCACCCGTCGTTTGTGATGTCGGCATCGTTCACCAATCAGACCATCGCCCAGATCGAACTCTTTACGCGGGGCGATCATTACCAGACTGGTCAGGTGTATGTGCTGCCTAAGCACCTGGACGAAAAGGTCGCCCGCCTGCACCTCAAAAAGTTGGGTGTGAACCTGTCCACGCTGTCACAAAAACAGGCCGACTATATCGGTGTGCCCCAGCAGGGGCCCTTTAAGTCGGATCATTACCGCTATTAATCACCTTAAAGGACGTCATCATGCTATTGCTCGTTTGGATTCTGAACGCCGTGGCCTTGCTGGTTGTGGCCTATCTGCTGCCCGGCATTACGGTGGCGTCCTTTGGGTCGGCCCTGATTGCCGCCTTGGTGCTGGGCTTGCTCAACACCGTGGTCAAGCCCCTCTTGATTCTGCTGACCTTGCCGTTGACCGTGGTCACCCTGGGGCTGTTCCTGCTGGTGCTCAATGCCTTGGTGTTCTGGTGGGCGGGTTCTATCCTCAAGGGTTTCCAGGTGGAAGGGTTCTGGTGGGCCGTGATCGGTGCCATCATTTACAGCCTGGTGTCGGGGGCGCTGGCCAGCCTGCTGCTGCCTTCGGTCTGATTGCCTGTCTGCAAGGCACCAGCCGCGCTGATTTTTGTATTTCCAGCCCCGTCTGCGGGGCTGATTTTCTCTGGATATCATGCCAAACATAGCCCCCTCTCGGACCTCGGTCCTTAGTCTGGAGTATTTTCCCCCCCGCGATATCGCGGCCCAGGAACGTCTGGTGCGCTCGGCGAAACGTCTGGCGGCCCTGAATCCAGCGTATGTCAGTGTCACTTTCGGGGCCGGGGGATCAACCCGTGCCGGCACCGTGGATACGGTGCAGATGCTGCGCAACCTGGGCACGGATGTTGCCCCGCACTTGTCTTGCATCGGGGCCACCCGGGATGATTTGCGTGTCATCCTGGACGATTACCGTGATCGAGGCATCCGCCGTTTGGTTGCGCTGCGTGGCGACTTGCCGTCCGGGATGGGTGGCGATACCGGCGATCTGCACTATGCCAGCGAACTCGTGCGCTTTATTCGCGAGCAGTACGGCGATGCCTTTCACATCGAGGTCGCCGCCTATCCGGAAATGCACCCACAGGCCGAGAGCGCAGATCGGGATCTGCAGTATTTCGTCCAAAAAGTGCAGGCTGGTGCCGATGCCGCGATTACGCAGTATTTCTTCAATCCGGATGCCTATTTTGATTTTGTGGATCGGGCACTGGCCAAGGGCGTGGACATCCCGATCACGCCGGGCATCATGCCGATCACCAATTACACCCAGTTGGCGCGGTTTTCATCCATGTGCGGGTCCGAGATCCCGCGCTGGGTGCGTTTGCGGCTACAGGATTTCGGCGATGACAAAGCCTCCATCCGCGCTTTTGGGATGGATGTGATCACGCGGTTGTGCGCGCGCCTGCTGGAAAACGGTGCGCCGGGTCTGCATTTCTATACCTTGAATCATGCCGATGCCGTGGTGCAGATTGCCGAGAACCTGAACCTGAGTTGAGCTGAGCTTGCACCGGATCGTCGGCTGTGTACGCGCTGTAAAAAAAGCGTGCGCAGGATTTCGGGGATTGATGACAGATCCGGCGCGGAGAATTACAGGTCTGGCGCGGGAACAGGCCAGCCCTTGTCGGTCAGGATGCCATCCAGCGGGATGTCGTGGGACGCCGGGCTGTAGGGTTCGGCACTGATGTCTCCGGTGGCCCAGGCGATGCCGATGGCGGTGAAAGTATGGCCGCTGGCCCGCAGGGCGGCCAGGGTGCGGTCATAGTAGCCGCCGCCATAACCCAGGCGGTCGCCGTGGCGGGTGTAGCCCAGGGTGGGCACTAGCACCACATCGGGCAATGGGGCAGCAGGGCCGCAGGATTCCTGGATGCCATAGGCGCCGGCCCGCATGTCGGTATCCGGCGTCCACAATCGGAAGCTCAGGGCCGTATCCGGGGCAGTGACGACGGGCAGGGAGACGCTCAGGGTTTCGTCGTCGGCCCATTGGTGCAGCAAGGGCTGCAGCGCGGGTTCGTCGGGCATGGACCAGAATGCCGCAATATGGCGGATGTCGGGGCGCCCGGCCTCAAGCAGGCGGGTACGCTGGCTGGCCAGCCAGGTATACAGGCGTCCACGGATCAATAGGGCGCCGCGGCTGCGTTCGGTGGTGGTCAGAGCCTGGCGGCCTTGTTTCAGTCGCTTGCGCAGGGCGACTGCGTTATCCTGTGCGTTCTTATTCATATCGTATGTGCTGGTGGGGTAGCTAGATGGGCTTGGACATTCTACGGGATACGGCTGTGCCTGGTCAGGGTCGCCGGGCAGAAGCATTGTTGCTGCGCGGACGGGTACTGGCTTGGGGGTTGGTGGCGGCGCTGGGCCTGGCGGGCTGTGCGGCGGCGCGGGCGCCCTCCGATGCCGAGACGCAAGCCGGCGAGGCTGCTGTGCCGGTCAGCCAGGTGCTTGCCAAGGCCAATGCCAATGCCGGAGTAATCGCGCCGGATGTCCCGACCTACGTGCCGCCCGTGGTGCCGCCGGCCGCCAGGCAAGCCGTGGTTGACGCCTACGATGCTGTGCAGAAACGGCGCTGGGGCGATCTGGCGCGTCTGGTGCCTGTGGCGGCAGCAGACCCTGTGCTGGGTCAGTATCCGCGCTATTGGTTGCTGCGCAACCAGGTACAGAACCGCACTTTGCCGGTGCCCGATGCCGAGGTGCGGCAGTTCCTGGTGGATAATCCGGGCACCTATCTGGAAGATCGTCTGCGCGCTGATTGGATTATCGCGCTGGTGCGGGCGGGCAACTACGAACAGGCCCGGCGGATCGCCGTCCCATCCCGTCCGTCATCATCCCTGCAGTGCGCCTTGCTGCTGGCGCGGCACATGGCCGATAAGCGCGTCAAGGCCGTTGAGGTCATCGATGCCTTCGCGCCCAATCCCGATTGCTGGGGGCTGCTGGACCAGGCTGCCAACGACCATGTGCTCAGCCGCAACGAACTCAACGCACTGTTGCGCAATACCATGGAGTCCGGTCGCGCCAACGAGATCAATCGCATGGCGGCAGTGGTGTTCGATGATGATGCCATGGTGCAGTTTGCGGCCCTCATGAAGAACCCGCGCAAATGGCTGGAATCCCGCAGCCAGCCACGTCCTGGCACGGATACCGAACTAGCCGCCATTGCCTTGTCGCGTCTGGCGCGCAGCGATGACCGCCTCGAAGCCGCCAAATATGTGCAGGATCAATGGGCTGCCCGCATGCCGAAAGCCGACATGGAATGGGTCTGGGGCCAGTTTGGCCTGGTGGCAGCCCTGAATGTGGCCCCCGATGCTGCGCGCTGGTATCGTCAGTCAGGCCCTGTTCCCATGACGGATTACAACCATGCCTGGCAGGTGCGTGCCGAATTGCGTGCCGCCCCGATTCAGTGGAATCGGGTGGCCGATGCCATCCGCAAAATGACCTCGCTCCAGGCCGATGAGCCTGTTTGGCGCTACTGGTATGGGCGTGCGCTGGCGGCCCAGGGCAACGGCAAGGCCGCCCAGCAGTATTTCCAGTCCATCCGCTCGGATCTGGGTTTCTATGGCCAGCTTGCCGCTGAAGAACTGGGCGGTCTGCCTAGCTTGCCGCCCCAGCCGGCGCCCCTGGACCCCGCCTGGGTGGCTCAGGCCCGCAGCAATCCGGGACTACAGCGGGCGGTGGCCCTGTTTGATCAGGGCTGGCGACGCGAGGCCGTACCCGAGTGGAGTTTTGCCTTGCGCGGCATGTCGGATACCCAACTGCGTGGGGCGGCCGAGTTCGCCCGCAACGAGCATATCTACGATAGGGTGGTGAATACCTCCTTGCTGACCAAAAACGAGATCGACTTCAGCCAGCGTTTTATCGCTCCCTTCGAGGGCCGGGTGGCGGCCCAGGCGCGGCAAATCAATCTGGACCCGGCCTGGGTGTATGGCCTGATCCGTCAGGAATCGCGGTTCATCACGGATGCCCGCTCGCGCGTCGGGGCGTCGGGCCTGATGCAGCTGATGCCGGCCACGGCTAAGCACGTAGCCAAAAAAATCGGCATGAAGGACTTCAAGCCTAGTCAGGTCAACGATTTTGATACCAATACGGTGCTGGGCACCAGCTATATGGACATGGTGCTGCAGGGCTTGGGGGGATCACAACTGCTGGCCACAGCCGGGTATAACGCCGGGCCGGGCCGTCCAAAGCGCTGGCGTTCCCAGCTGCAGGCACCCGTCGAGGGTGCGATTTTTGCCGAGACCATCCCGTTTACCGAAACGCGCTTGTACGTTAAAAACGTCATGTCCAATGCCGTCTGGTATTCCATGCTGTTCAATGGTCGGCCTGAATCCCTGAAGGCCCGCCTGGGCATGGTCAATCCATGACGGATGCCGCCAGTCTGCCGCCAGCGCCTGATCGGGGATTTGACCCCCAGGACCCTGCCATTGCTGGTCTGGAGGTCTACCTGGTCGGCGGCGCCGTGCGCGACCAGTTGTTGGGCTTGCCTGCGGGGGATCGGGATTGGGTGGTGGTGGGGGCTACGCCGGAAATCATGGCGGGCCGGGGCTTTACCCCGGTGGGCGGGGATTTTCCCGTGTTTCTGCATCCGCGCACCCACGAGGAATACGCCTTGGCCCGCACCGAACGCAAGTCGGGCCGAGGCTACCATGGCTTTGTCTTTCATGCGGGACAGGATGTCACGCTGGCAGATGATCTGCAGCGGCGCGATCTGACCGTCAATGCCATCGCCCAGACGCCCGATGGCCGGTTGGTAGATCCGTTGGGGGGGGGCCAGGATGTGCAGGCCAGGGTCTTGCGGCATGTCGGGCCTGCATTTACCGAGGACCCGGTGCGCTTGCTGCGGCTGGCGCGTTTTGCCGCCCGCTTTGCCGACTTTTCCATTGCGCCGGAAACGCTGGCCTTGTGTCAGGCTCTGGTGCGGGATGGCGAGGTCGATGCGCTGGTGCCGGAGCGCGTCTGGCAGGAATTTGCCAAAGGCCTGATGACGCCGCGCCCTGGTCGCATGCTGGATGTATTGTCCGACTGTGGGGCGCTGGCCCGGGTCGCCCCTGGTCTGGTCTGGGATGCTTCCGTGGCGGTGGGCTTGGCGCGGGCGGCAGCGCGGGGCCTGTCCCTGGCGCAGCGTTATGCCCTCTTGTGTCGCGCCTCCACGCCGGATCTGCAGGATCATCTGCGCGCACCCGCTGCTTGCCGGGATTTGGCGCGCTTGCTGCCTGGGATGCTGGCACAGCTGGGCCTGATGGTCGTGGCAGATGATCCGTTGATGGCGGCGGCCTTTGGCCTGACGGAAGCTGGCGCTTTTTCCGCAGCGACTGCAGCCAGTCCGATTGTGGTTGCTGGTCCGCAGGCCTGGCTGGCCTTGTTCGAATCCTGTGATGCCATGCGCCGCCCCGATCGTTGTCTGACCTTGCTGGCTGCCGCCGCCTGTGTGATCCGGGGGGTGGATATTGCCGTCTGGGAGCACCGCCTGCAGGCAGTGCGTTCGATCGATGCCGGGGCAATCGCCCGCGAGGCAGGCGGCGATGCCGTTCGTATCCGCGAGGGCCTGCGCCAGGCACGCTTGCGCGTATTATCTCTTCCAGGGGGCATTTCTGCCCCAGCTTGATCGCTTCTGGTGATCCTACTTTGACTATGCCCGCCACCCTCGAGGACAAGCCCGTCCTGGTTTTTGATTCCGGCATCGGAGGCTTGACCGTCCTGCGTGAAGCCCGGGTTCTGATGCCGGAGCGTCGATTCGTCTATGTTGCCGATGATGCGGCTTTCCCCTATGGCAGCTGGGCGGAAGACGCACTATGCGAACATCTGCTGGAATTACTGGGGCGTCTGCTGCAGGATCACGCGCCTGCGCTGTGCATCGTGGCCTGCAATACGGCCTTTACCATTGCGGGGGGGGCGTTGCGTGCGGCCTATCCGCAGGTACCGTTTGTCGGGACTGTGCCTGCCATCAAGCCTGCTGCTGAACGGACGCGTTCGGGTCTGGTGTCGGTGCTGGCTACCCCCGGAACGGTGCAGCGCGACTATACCCGAAGCCTGATCCGATCCTTTGCCGCGCGTTGCCGGGTGCAGTTGGTCGGCTCGGATCGCTTGGCGGGCATGGCCGAATCCTATATGCGCGGCCTGCCGATTTCCGATGCGGAAATCGGTGCCGAGATCAACGATTGTTTTGTCTGTGATGGCGACGCCCGTACCGATATCGTGGTGCTGGGGTGTACGCACTATCCATTTCTGGCCAATGTATTTCGACGCCTGGCCCCTTGGCCGGTGGATTGGCTGGACCCTGCCGAGGCCATTGCGCGGCATGCGCGCAGCCTGCTGCCGCTGGATGGTCAGGCGCTGCATCCGCAGACGCCTGACCGCGCACTGTTTACCCAGGGGACGCCGGATTTTTTGACGCGCCGCCTGATGAACAGCTTTGGGCTGGTGGTCGATTGAATGGATATCCAGGGTGTTTTGTCGTGCCCTGGGCCTGCGGGCCTGTCGTCGGACTACAGGCTATCCCGGCGGTCGCCGCGTGTAAAGCCCAGCAGGGGGCCATCGATGTCGCGGCCAATGGCCAGCACCTTGAAGAGCTCGCCCATTTCGGCTTCGGAGAGCAGAGTATTCAAGGCAGTCAGTTGCTGCGCCCGTTCGGCGGTTTGCTCGCCAGGGGCGTGAATCAGGTTCATCAGTCCCGTATTCATCAGAAATCGTGCCTGAGTGGCATAGCCCAGCACGTCCAAGCCGCCGTCCAGGGCAGCATCGGCCATGGCGGTGAAGTCTACGTGGGTGGTGATGTCTTGCAGTCCGGCCAGGATCAGTGCCTGGTCGTGTGCGTGATGGCGGAAATGGCACATTAACGTGCCTTGTATGCGCTGGGGATGATAGAACTCGGCCTGGGGAAAGCCATAATCGATCAGCAAAGCCGCACCGCATTGCAGCCAGTGGCCCAGGTCGCGAACCCAGGCTTCGGCTTGCAGATTGATTTCCGATTGATAGCCCGGCAAGGCGGGCATGCGGGCTGCAATCAGATCGGCAGTATCCGCAGATGCCGGGCGCAGTGCCCAGGCAAAGGGGATATCGGGGGTATTGTCCACCTGTGTGTTGGCGGTCACGCCCAGCACGTGGGGAGTGCCAGATTCATCCCAGCAAAACAGCGTGGCGGGCATGGCATCCAGCACTTCATTGGCCAGCACGCATCCGTTGAAATTGGCGGGTGTCTGATCCAGCCATTGCACCTGGCTGCCCCATGGGGCGAGCCGGGTCTGTTGGCGGGCACGCAGATCGGCCGATAATTCCAGAATCTGATAGTCCACCTGATGACCCAGTGCTTGCAGGGCTGGGATCAATGCGGCAGCCAATGCGCCTGATCCAGCACCGAATTCCAGTACCGTATTGCTGTGGCTGGCTTGCAGGATCTGTGCTATTTGGGGGGCCAGGGATTGGCCAAACAGCGGGCTGATTTCCGGGGCGGTGGTGAAGTCGCCATCCCGATGAAACTTGATGCTGCCCGCGCTGTAATAGCCCAGGCCGGGCTCGTACAGGGCTGCCTGCATCCAGGCTTCAAAAGACAGCCAGCCGCCTGCATCCCGGATGCGGTCCAGCAGCATGGCCTGCACGCGGGCGCCATGAACACAGGCGTCTGCGTCAGGCGTGGGCAGGCCAGCCGGGATCTGGACGGCAGGCGGGGCGATCATTACTTAGGCAAAGCGGGGGCGCGGGGCGGCTTGAGTGCTGTGCTCTGGCCGGGCTTGGCGCTTGAAGCCGGGCTTGGCGCCCGCTTTGCTGTCTGCACGCGGGGCGAACTTGCCTGGGCCCGAACGGCTGTCTTGGCGGCGGGAATGACCAGCGCGGGCAGCGTCGCTTGCGCCGAATTCGCTGCGATGTGCTGGGCGGCTACGTGCCGGGCGCGTATCGCCGCCGTCATCGGTGCGGGCTTCCCAGGGCTTGCGAGGAGCACCTGCGAAACCTTCGCGTTCCTTATGCCAGGGTTTGGCGCCACCGGCAGAAGCGTCGCGGTCCTTATGCCAAGGCTTGGCGCCACCGGCAGAGGCGTCGCGTTCCTTATGCCAGGGCTTGGCGCCACCGGCAGAGGCGTCGCGGTCCTTATGCCAAGGCTTGGCGCCACCGGCAGAGGCGTCACGGTCCTTGTGCCAGGGCTTGGCACCACCCGCAGAGGCGTCACGGTCTTGCTGCC belongs to Castellaniella sp. and includes:
- a CDS encoding transglycosylase SLT domain-containing protein, whose amino-acid sequence is MGLDILRDTAVPGQGRRAEALLLRGRVLAWGLVAALGLAGCAAARAPSDAETQAGEAAVPVSQVLAKANANAGVIAPDVPTYVPPVVPPAARQAVVDAYDAVQKRRWGDLARLVPVAAADPVLGQYPRYWLLRNQVQNRTLPVPDAEVRQFLVDNPGTYLEDRLRADWIIALVRAGNYEQARRIAVPSRPSSSLQCALLLARHMADKRVKAVEVIDAFAPNPDCWGLLDQAANDHVLSRNELNALLRNTMESGRANEINRMAAVVFDDDAMVQFAALMKNPRKWLESRSQPRPGTDTELAAIALSRLARSDDRLEAAKYVQDQWAARMPKADMEWVWGQFGLVAALNVAPDAARWYRQSGPVPMTDYNHAWQVRAELRAAPIQWNRVADAIRKMTSLQADEPVWRYWYGRALAAQGNGKAAQQYFQSIRSDLGFYGQLAAEELGGLPSLPPQPAPLDPAWVAQARSNPGLQRAVALFDQGWRREAVPEWSFALRGMSDTQLRGAAEFARNEHIYDRVVNTSLLTKNEIDFSQRFIAPFEGRVAAQARQINLDPAWVYGLIRQESRFITDARSRVGASGLMQLMPATAKHVAKKIGMKDFKPSQVNDFDTNTVLGTSYMDMVLQGLGGSQLLATAGYNAGPGRPKRWRSQLQAPVEGAIFAETIPFTETRLYVKNVMSNAVWYSMLFNGRPESLKARLGMVNP
- the murI gene encoding glutamate racemase, which produces MPATLEDKPVLVFDSGIGGLTVLREARVLMPERRFVYVADDAAFPYGSWAEDALCEHLLELLGRLLQDHAPALCIVACNTAFTIAGGALRAAYPQVPFVGTVPAIKPAAERTRSGLVSVLATPGTVQRDYTRSLIRSFAARCRVQLVGSDRLAGMAESYMRGLPISDAEIGAEINDCFVCDGDARTDIVVLGCTHYPFLANVFRRLAPWPVDWLDPAEAIARHARSLLPLDGQALHPQTPDRALFTQGTPDFLTRRLMNSFGLVVD
- a CDS encoding class I SAM-dependent methyltransferase, whose protein sequence is MIAPPAVQIPAGLPTPDADACVHGARVQAMLLDRIRDAGGWLSFEAWMQAALYEPGLGYYSAGSIKFHRDGDFTTAPEISPLFGQSLAPQIAQILQASHSNTVLEFGAGSGALAAALIPALQALGHQVDYQILELSADLRARQQTRLAPWGSQVQWLDQTPANFNGCVLANEVLDAMPATLFCWDESGTPHVLGVTANTQVDNTPDIPFAWALRPASADTADLIAARMPALPGYQSEINLQAEAWVRDLGHWLQCGAALLIDYGFPQAEFYHPQRIQGTLMCHFRHHAHDQALILAGLQDITTHVDFTAMADAALDGGLDVLGYATQARFLMNTGLMNLIHAPGEQTAERAQQLTALNTLLSEAEMGELFKVLAIGRDIDGPLLGFTRGDRRDSL